The following are encoded together in the Phaseolus vulgaris cultivar G19833 chromosome 9, P. vulgaris v2.0, whole genome shotgun sequence genome:
- the LOC137820611 gene encoding chlorophyll a-b binding protein P4, chloroplastic: MATVTTQASAAIFRPCASKSRFLTGSSGKLNREVSMRPMGCPPSASFKVEAKKGEWLPGLASPTYLNGSLPGDNGFDPLGLAEDPENLRWYVQAELVNGRWAMLGVAGMLLPEVFTKLGIINAPQWYDAGKAEYFASSSTLFVIEFILFHYVEIRRWQDIKNPGSVNQDPIFKQYSLPQHECGYPGSVFNPLNFAPTLEAKEKELANGRLAMLAFLGFIIQHNVTGKGPFDNLLQHLSDPWHNTIINTIRGY; encoded by the exons ATGGCCACCGTCACCACCCAAGCCTCCGCCGCCATTTTCCGGCCATGTGCCTCAAAATCTAGGTTTCTGACGGGGTCTTCTGGTAAACTGAACCGGGAAGTAAGTATGAGGCCAATGGGGTGCCCACCATCTGCTTCTTTCAAGGTTGAAGCCAAGAAAGGAGAGTGGTTGCCAGGCTTGGCCTCCCCAACTTACCTTAATGGCTC TCTTCCTGGTGACAACGGGTTTGACCCTCTGGGGCTTGCTGAGGACCCAGAGAACTTGAGGTGGTATGTTCAAGCTGAGCTTGTGAATGGAAGATGGGCCATGTTGGGTGTTGCAGGAATGTTGCTTCCTGAGGTTTTCACCAAACTTGGAATCATCAATGCCCCTCAATGGTATGATGCAGGGAAAGCGGAGTACTTTGCATCATCCTCCACCCTCTTTGTGATTGAGTTCATCCTGTTCCATTATGTGGAGATCAGAAGATGGCAGGACATTAAGAACCCTGGCAGTGTCAACCAAGACCCCATCTTCAAGCAATACAGCTTACCCCAACATGAATGTGGATACCCTGGTAGTGTATTCAACCCCTTGAACTTTGCACCAACTTTGGAGGCCAAGGAGAAGGAACTTGCCAATG GGAGATTGGCTATGTTGGCATTCTTGGGATTCATAATTCAACACAACGTGACAGGGAAAGGACCATTTGACAACCTCTTGCAGCACCTCTCTGACCCATGGCACAACACCATCATCAATACAATCCGTGGCTACTAA